The Planococcus liqunii genome includes a region encoding these proteins:
- a CDS encoding ABC transporter permease encodes MQAVEKKSLPKTGSSAKERAIQFLFKYGAIALLAFIVLYFSTISDAFFTYGNFTDILRSISIVTLLALGVTFTLVVDGFDLSVGSTMSLSTVVTASLMVWYEMPLWLVLLLPLLVGVLVGVVNSFLIVVVGIPDLLATLSMMYIVAGLHRTYTEGYSIYNNMPLTSGGTAPGQLSDAFLWIGQGQMLGLPVPVWIMLVLVLASYIVLNHTRWGRILYMTGGNAEAATLSGVNVKKVKFTAYVVSGVFASMAGILFTARVGSGQIDAGAPLLMEAVAAVFVGYSVLGAGKPNALGTFFGAAVIGILLNGLTILNLPYYAFDIIKGGVLVAALAVTYIYAKNKFAKT; translated from the coding sequence ATGCAAGCGGTGGAAAAGAAGAGCCTGCCGAAGACCGGCAGCTCAGCAAAAGAGAGAGCCATCCAGTTTCTGTTTAAATACGGGGCAATTGCCTTGCTGGCCTTTATCGTTTTATATTTCAGCACCATTAGCGACGCCTTTTTCACATACGGCAACTTTACGGATATCCTTCGTTCGATTTCCATTGTGACGCTGTTGGCGCTGGGAGTGACATTTACGCTTGTGGTGGACGGTTTTGATCTGTCAGTCGGCTCGACGATGTCGTTGTCGACCGTAGTGACGGCTTCTTTGATGGTTTGGTATGAAATGCCGTTATGGCTAGTGCTGCTGTTGCCGCTTCTTGTCGGTGTCTTGGTCGGGGTGGTCAATAGCTTCCTGATTGTCGTGGTTGGCATTCCGGATCTGCTTGCGACTTTGAGCATGATGTACATCGTAGCCGGCCTGCACCGGACGTATACGGAAGGCTACTCCATCTACAACAATATGCCGCTGACATCCGGCGGCACCGCACCAGGCCAGTTATCGGATGCGTTCCTGTGGATCGGCCAAGGGCAGATGCTCGGCTTGCCGGTGCCGGTATGGATCATGCTAGTGTTGGTGCTTGCGTCCTACATCGTGCTGAACCACACACGCTGGGGACGGATCCTCTACATGACCGGCGGCAACGCCGAAGCGGCCACGTTGTCCGGCGTGAACGTCAAAAAAGTGAAATTCACCGCGTATGTCGTCTCTGGCGTGTTTGCTTCCATGGCAGGGATTTTGTTTACTGCACGCGTCGGATCAGGACAGATTGATGCCGGAGCGCCATTATTGATGGAAGCGGTAGCGGCCGTTTTCGTCGGCTATTCGGTGCTCGGCGCCGGCAAACCGAACGCACTCGGCACATTCTTCGGCGCAGCCGTCATCGGCATCCTGCTGAATGGGCTGACCATCCTCAACCTTCCTTATTACGCGTTTGACATCATCAAAGGCGGCGTCTTGGTAGCGGCTTTGGCCGTTACTTATATTTACGCCAAGAATAAATTCGCGAAAACTTAA
- a CDS encoding sugar ABC transporter ATP-binding protein yields the protein MTGIRKTFGKVTALEHAEFGLEQGEVHALLGVNGAGKSTLIKILSGVYGQDAGEIELDGKNILLPSPKAAKQQGIYCVYQEVDTAIVPELSVAENILLDTFTKGGLFVSKTKLHVQAEAALAELQSEDINVKQKAAHLTLAEKQLVLIARALVHSAKIIIFDEPTAPLSLREADKLFAVIRKLRAQGVGCIFISHRLPEVFEISDRITVMAEGKWVHTFKTEQAGQEEIVEAMLGKTLSEELVHRGHEIGGPLLTAENLRDGQKVNDVSLTVASGEIVGVVGLVGAGKTELAKALFGETLLTSGTVELSGKRLKLKHPGDAIKAGIALVPEERRKEGLFVHESLQTNASFPNLKKFSPGFFMNKKSEKSFAEEIIRRLQIKTGSTNTPLVHLSGGNQQKVAIGKWISLDSAVYLFDEPTKGVDIGAKVDIFKLIRSLAESGKGCLYFSSEIHEAIGISDRILVMYNGQIVKEFSRQEATQERILLYASGGKEEPAEDRQLSKRESHPVSV from the coding sequence ATGACAGGCATCCGGAAAACCTTTGGCAAAGTGACTGCGTTAGAGCATGCCGAGTTCGGCCTTGAACAAGGGGAAGTGCATGCGCTTCTTGGCGTCAACGGCGCCGGAAAAAGCACATTGATCAAAATCCTGTCTGGGGTTTATGGACAGGATGCAGGAGAAATTGAATTGGACGGCAAAAACATCCTACTGCCGTCGCCAAAAGCGGCGAAACAGCAAGGCATCTACTGTGTGTACCAGGAAGTGGATACGGCGATTGTCCCGGAATTATCGGTAGCTGAAAATATCCTCCTTGATACGTTTACAAAAGGCGGCTTGTTTGTTTCCAAAACAAAGCTGCATGTACAGGCAGAAGCGGCATTAGCTGAATTGCAGTCTGAAGACATTAACGTCAAACAAAAAGCGGCCCACCTGACATTGGCCGAAAAGCAACTGGTGCTGATTGCCCGGGCTCTCGTTCATTCCGCAAAAATCATCATTTTCGACGAGCCAACCGCTCCATTGTCCTTGCGCGAAGCAGACAAGCTGTTTGCCGTCATCCGTAAATTGAGAGCGCAGGGAGTCGGCTGTATCTTCATCTCCCACCGGCTGCCGGAAGTATTCGAGATCAGCGACCGAATCACAGTGATGGCAGAAGGGAAATGGGTCCATACCTTTAAAACAGAGCAGGCAGGACAAGAAGAAATTGTGGAAGCGATGCTTGGCAAAACGCTCAGCGAGGAACTCGTCCACCGCGGCCATGAGATTGGCGGTCCGTTGCTGACTGCAGAAAACCTAAGAGATGGGCAAAAAGTCAACGACGTGTCACTTACAGTAGCGTCCGGTGAAATTGTCGGCGTCGTCGGATTAGTCGGAGCAGGAAAGACAGAATTGGCAAAAGCTTTGTTCGGCGAAACGCTGTTAACATCCGGTACGGTCGAGCTGTCAGGAAAACGGTTGAAGCTCAAGCATCCGGGAGATGCCATCAAAGCGGGAATTGCACTGGTGCCGGAAGAACGGCGGAAAGAAGGGCTGTTTGTCCACGAATCCCTTCAGACAAATGCATCGTTTCCGAATTTGAAAAAATTCTCACCCGGATTTTTTATGAATAAAAAGTCGGAAAAGAGCTTTGCAGAGGAAATCATTCGCCGGCTGCAAATCAAAACGGGCAGCACCAATACACCACTGGTCCATTTAAGCGGCGGCAACCAGCAGAAAGTGGCAATCGGCAAATGGATTTCACTCGATTCGGCCGTCTATCTCTTTGATGAACCGACAAAAGGCGTCGACATCGGCGCCAAAGTGGATATTTTCAAGCTCATTCGGAGCCTGGCGGAAAGCGGCAAAGGCTGTCTTTATTTCTCCAGTGAAATCCATGAAGCCATCGGAATATCGGACAGGATTTTGGTTATGTATAACGGTCAGATCGTGAAGGAATTTTCACGGCAAGAAGCGACCCAGGAAAGGATTTTGTTATATGCAAGCGGTGGAAAAGAAGAGCCTGCCGAAGACCGGCAGCTCAGCAAAAGAGAGAGCCATCCAGTTTCTGTTTAA
- a CDS encoding sugar ABC transporter substrate-binding protein produces MKKQSLLLLTILLIISAVLAACQPKGDGSAEKAADGTKAEASDNPLSGKKVALIMQQNLGTFSAQYIEGVEEQVGKFGGEVTVFTSDGDLAKMASNLDAAINQGFDGILIDHGTKEALNQGVEKAVEKGIPVVAFDAGVEVEGVVSLEQGDQQMAELTLEKLAEDHNGQANIVKIWVAGFAPMERRQIAYEEFLKTNTGIKEVTAFGAATQNTALDTQAQMEAVLKQYPNEGEITAVWAAWDEFAKGAVRAIEQSGRTDINVYSIDMSDEDLQMIQKDGSPWVASAAVDPVDIGRIQVRYLYQQINGEKPEEKVVLEPIFVDAEKLPEEAITTAELSEYIEGWGASEQGYTDALLELESK; encoded by the coding sequence ATGAAAAAACAGTCGCTCTTATTGTTAACGATTTTATTGATCATCAGTGCAGTTCTGGCAGCCTGCCAGCCAAAAGGTGATGGAAGTGCGGAAAAGGCGGCGGACGGCACGAAAGCGGAAGCTTCGGACAATCCGCTGTCCGGCAAAAAAGTGGCGCTTATCATGCAGCAAAACCTCGGAACTTTTTCAGCTCAGTATATTGAAGGGGTCGAAGAACAAGTCGGGAAATTCGGCGGCGAAGTGACCGTTTTCACCTCAGACGGCGACTTGGCAAAAATGGCATCAAATCTGGATGCCGCTATTAACCAGGGCTTTGACGGCATTTTGATTGACCACGGCACAAAAGAAGCGCTGAACCAGGGCGTTGAAAAAGCGGTCGAAAAAGGCATTCCGGTTGTCGCGTTTGACGCCGGAGTTGAGGTGGAAGGCGTTGTTTCTTTGGAACAAGGTGACCAACAGATGGCCGAACTGACATTGGAAAAATTAGCTGAAGACCATAACGGTCAAGCGAATATCGTGAAAATCTGGGTGGCCGGCTTCGCGCCGATGGAACGCCGCCAAATCGCTTACGAGGAATTTTTGAAAACCAATACCGGCATCAAAGAAGTAACGGCTTTTGGTGCGGCCACACAAAATACGGCACTTGATACACAAGCGCAGATGGAAGCGGTATTGAAGCAGTATCCGAACGAAGGCGAAATCACAGCGGTCTGGGCTGCATGGGATGAATTTGCAAAAGGCGCCGTACGAGCCATCGAACAGTCCGGACGCACAGACATCAACGTGTACAGCATCGACATGAGTGATGAAGATTTGCAGATGATCCAAAAAGACGGCAGCCCGTGGGTTGCATCGGCAGCGGTGGATCCGGTTGATATCGGACGCATCCAGGTGCGTTACCTATACCAGCAGATCAACGGCGAAAAACCGGAAGAAAAAGTGGTATTGGAACCAATTTTCGTAGATGCGGAAAAACTGCCGGAAGAAGCGATCACTACCGCTGAGTTGAGCGAGTATATCGAAGGCTGGGGCGCAAGCGAACAAGGGTATACGGATGCGCTCCTTGAGTTAGAGAGTAAATAA
- the mtnA gene encoding S-methyl-5-thioribose-1-phosphate isomerase, translating to MSIPLSIVWTEGQLVILDQQKLPHEIDYLTLETIEDVYEAIFTLKVRGAPAIGITAAYGLAVAAQRHSTDTAEAFLEAVQTDAEYLGQSRPTAVNLVWALERLLKTVQKAETAEAGKALLIEEAERIHQEDEASCRQIGEYALSLLEGRGRVMTICNAGSIATAKYGTALAPFHLGSERGRKFEVYACETRPVFQGARLTVWELQQSGVDVTLITDSMAAHTIGAKDIQAIIVGADRIAANGDTANKIGTLNLAILADAYGIPFYVAAPASTFDLATRSGEEIPIEERKAEEITHIGHQPVAPLGTKVFNPAFDVTPAHLISAIITEKGIIQGDFQRNIPEVLNLYAGKGDKL from the coding sequence ATGAGTATTCCGTTATCCATTGTCTGGACAGAAGGGCAGCTGGTTATCTTAGACCAGCAGAAACTGCCGCATGAAATCGATTATTTGACGCTTGAAACCATTGAAGATGTTTACGAAGCGATTTTTACGCTGAAAGTGCGCGGTGCGCCGGCCATCGGCATTACCGCTGCCTATGGGCTGGCGGTTGCCGCCCAGCGCCATAGTACGGATACGGCCGAAGCTTTTTTGGAGGCTGTGCAAACAGATGCAGAATATTTGGGCCAGTCGCGGCCGACAGCGGTGAATTTGGTCTGGGCGCTTGAGCGGCTGCTTAAAACCGTTCAAAAAGCCGAAACGGCCGAAGCCGGAAAAGCACTTCTCATCGAAGAAGCCGAGCGCATCCACCAGGAAGACGAGGCATCTTGCCGCCAGATCGGCGAATACGCCTTGTCGCTGTTGGAAGGGCGGGGGCGCGTCATGACCATTTGCAATGCCGGCTCGATTGCCACGGCTAAATACGGAACCGCGCTGGCGCCGTTTCACTTGGGAAGCGAACGCGGCCGAAAGTTTGAAGTATATGCCTGTGAAACCCGGCCGGTCTTCCAAGGTGCGCGGCTGACCGTCTGGGAACTCCAGCAGTCGGGAGTGGACGTCACTCTCATCACCGACAGCATGGCAGCCCATACCATCGGCGCAAAAGACATTCAAGCCATCATCGTCGGGGCAGACCGCATCGCGGCAAACGGTGACACGGCCAATAAAATCGGCACCCTCAATCTCGCGATTCTCGCAGATGCTTACGGGATTCCATTTTATGTGGCAGCCCCTGCCTCAACGTTTGACCTTGCGACCCGAAGCGGGGAAGAAATTCCGATTGAAGAACGGAAAGCGGAAGAAATTACCCATATCGGCCATCAGCCGGTGGCGCCTCTTGGCACAAAAGTCTTCAATCCGGCATTCGATGTGACGCCGGCGCATTTAATTTCCGCCATTATCACAGAAAAAGGGATTATCCAAGGCGATTTTCAGCGGAACATTCCCGAAGTTCTTAATTTATATGCAGGAAAAGGAGACAAATTATGA
- the mtnK gene encoding S-methyl-5-thioribose kinase, whose protein sequence is MMTIATKQYEALTEETAIALARRLYPFPEGAELVCREIGDGNLNYVFQVKDPKSGKALIIKQALPYAKVVGESWPLTLKRAAIEANALQKHGEFAPGLVPSVYATDEELAITVMEDLSHLTIAREGLIQGEAYPKLSEDIGEYLARTLFHTSDFALHPFEKKRLVAEYSNPELCKITEDLIFTDPFFNNDTNDYEPELQGAVEAIWNNAPLKLEAAKLKFSFLTEAEALLHGDLHTGSIFASESETKVIDPEFAFYGPIGFDVGLFLANLIVQSITRSGEERQVVLIHIEKTWDVFSARFTQLWEQEGIEAFKETAGYKEFVLEKIFRDTLGFAGCELIRRTIGLAHVKDLDGIEEAEQRIRLKKQTLQTGEALILKRAELTSIGAVAGLLEELQP, encoded by the coding sequence ATGATGACAATTGCAACCAAACAATACGAAGCATTAACAGAAGAAACAGCCATTGCACTGGCTCGCCGCTTATATCCATTCCCTGAAGGCGCGGAACTGGTATGCCGCGAAATCGGCGATGGCAATTTAAATTACGTATTCCAGGTCAAAGATCCGAAAAGCGGAAAGGCTCTGATCATCAAACAAGCACTGCCGTATGCGAAAGTGGTCGGGGAAAGCTGGCCGCTGACCTTGAAGCGTGCAGCGATTGAAGCGAACGCTCTCCAAAAGCACGGCGAATTCGCACCGGGCCTTGTGCCCTCCGTCTATGCAACCGATGAGGAACTGGCGATTACGGTGATGGAAGACCTGTCGCATCTGACGATTGCGCGTGAAGGGTTGATCCAAGGAGAAGCCTACCCGAAACTTTCCGAAGACATTGGCGAATATTTGGCGCGTACGCTGTTCCATACATCCGATTTTGCGCTTCACCCGTTTGAGAAAAAACGTTTGGTGGCCGAGTATTCGAATCCGGAACTGTGCAAAATTACAGAAGACCTGATTTTCACCGACCCGTTCTTCAACAACGACACCAACGACTACGAACCGGAACTGCAGGGAGCGGTAGAAGCGATTTGGAACAATGCTCCATTGAAACTGGAAGCCGCGAAGCTGAAGTTCAGCTTTTTGACGGAAGCGGAAGCGCTGCTGCACGGTGATCTCCATACCGGCAGTATTTTCGCGAGCGAGTCGGAAACCAAAGTCATCGACCCGGAATTCGCGTTTTACGGACCGATCGGTTTTGATGTCGGTTTGTTTCTGGCCAATTTGATTGTCCAGTCAATTACGCGAAGCGGCGAAGAACGGCAAGTCGTTTTAATCCATATTGAAAAGACATGGGACGTTTTCTCTGCCCGTTTCACGCAGCTGTGGGAGCAGGAAGGCATCGAAGCCTTCAAAGAAACGGCCGGCTACAAAGAATTTGTGCTGGAAAAGATTTTTCGCGATACGCTTGGCTTTGCGGGCTGTGAATTGATTCGCCGCACGATTGGCCTTGCGCATGTAAAAGACCTGGACGGCATTGAAGAAGCGGAGCAGCGCATCCGTCTGAAAAAGCAAACTTTGCAAACAGGAGAAGCCTTAATTCTAAAGCGCGCCGAATTGACATCAATCGGCGCGGTAGCCGGACTCCTGGAGGAGCTGCAGCCATGA
- the mtnW gene encoding 2,3-diketo-5-methylthiopentyl-1-phosphate enolase, whose amino-acid sequence MSNLIATYQLYGKPGSFGKKAEGIALGLTIGSWTDLPLLEQQQLKQHKGNVVSVTEFEDSPHPLKPDEIKAVVEISYPSANFSADLPAILTTVFGKLSLDGEVKLLDLDFDEELLAHFPGPRFGIDGIRALLGVTGRPLVMSIFKGVIGRNLDFLAAQLQQQALGGVDLVKDDEILFDNPLTPFEQRITTGKNVLRQAFEETGHRTLYAMNLSGRTTALRDKAKKARELGADALLFNVHAYGLDVLQELAEDTEVGLPLMAHPAFSGAFTSSSFYGLATPLALGKLVRYAGADFSLFPSPYGSVALEKAQALALGEELVKESPLKRTFPVPSAGIHPGLVPLLMNDFGIDSIINAGGGVHGHPNGAAGGGRAFRQAVDAVLNKTTLTDASEQHEELKTALEIWG is encoded by the coding sequence GTGAGCAATTTAATAGCAACATATCAGTTGTACGGCAAACCCGGTTCGTTCGGGAAAAAAGCGGAAGGGATTGCCCTTGGCTTAACGATCGGTTCGTGGACCGACCTGCCTTTGCTGGAGCAGCAGCAATTGAAGCAGCATAAAGGGAATGTCGTTTCCGTAACGGAATTCGAAGATTCACCGCATCCGCTAAAGCCGGATGAAATCAAAGCGGTGGTGGAGATTTCGTATCCAAGCGCCAATTTCTCGGCGGATTTGCCGGCGATTTTAACGACTGTATTCGGCAAGTTATCGCTCGACGGTGAAGTAAAGCTGCTCGACCTCGATTTTGATGAAGAGCTGCTCGCCCATTTCCCGGGACCGCGATTCGGCATAGACGGCATCCGGGCTTTGCTCGGAGTGACCGGACGCCCGCTTGTCATGAGCATCTTTAAAGGCGTTATCGGCCGCAATCTGGATTTCCTGGCTGCGCAGCTGCAGCAGCAGGCACTTGGCGGTGTAGATTTGGTGAAAGACGATGAAATCCTTTTCGATAATCCGCTGACGCCTTTTGAACAGCGAATCACGACCGGGAAGAACGTCTTGCGGCAAGCTTTTGAAGAAACCGGACACCGGACGCTTTATGCGATGAACTTATCGGGACGCACTACCGCTCTACGGGACAAAGCGAAAAAAGCACGCGAATTGGGTGCGGACGCGCTGCTGTTCAATGTGCATGCTTACGGGCTCGATGTGCTGCAGGAACTGGCCGAAGACACGGAAGTCGGGCTGCCGCTCATGGCGCATCCGGCATTCAGCGGCGCATTCACTTCATCCAGCTTTTACGGTCTGGCGACTCCCCTTGCCCTCGGCAAACTGGTCCGTTACGCAGGCGCTGACTTTTCACTGTTCCCCTCACCATACGGCAGTGTTGCACTGGAAAAAGCGCAGGCGCTGGCACTCGGCGAGGAATTGGTGAAGGAAAGTCCTTTAAAGCGGACTTTCCCGGTTCCTTCCGCGGGCATCCACCCTGGACTGGTGCCGCTATTGATGAACGATTTCGGCATCGACAGCATCATCAATGCCGGCGGCGGCGTACATGGCCATCCGAACGGTGCAGCCGGCGGCGGGCGGGCTTTCCGCCAGGCAGTCGATGCCGTTTTGAACAAAACAACACTCACTGACGCTTCCGAACAGCATGAGGAACTAAAAACAGCATTGGAAATATGGGGGTAA
- a CDS encoding 2-hydroxy-3-keto-5-methylthiopentenyl-1-phosphate phosphatase: MLSKPVIFCDFDGTVTNNDNIIAIMKKFNPPGWEPIKDDILSQQVSIKEGVANMFSLLPSSKKDDIIRFVLDQAEIRDGFAEFVAYAKEQDIPLYIVSGGIDFFVHPLLEPFGPFAGIYCNEADFSGETIQINFPHGCDGDCTSQGCGCCKPSIIRELLKGGSKSIVIGDSITDLEAAKRADLVIARDFLIEKCEELGLAYEPFENFRDVTSIINARLGVKL; this comes from the coding sequence ATGTTGAGCAAACCAGTAATATTCTGCGACTTCGATGGCACTGTCACCAATAACGACAACATCATCGCCATCATGAAAAAATTCAATCCGCCCGGCTGGGAACCGATTAAAGACGATATCCTGTCCCAGCAGGTGTCCATAAAAGAAGGCGTGGCGAACATGTTCTCGCTGCTGCCATCTTCGAAAAAAGACGACATCATCCGCTTTGTGCTGGACCAGGCGGAAATCCGCGACGGCTTTGCTGAATTTGTAGCTTATGCCAAGGAACAGGACATCCCGCTTTATATCGTCAGCGGCGGCATCGACTTCTTTGTCCATCCGCTGCTTGAGCCATTCGGCCCTTTTGCCGGCATCTACTGCAACGAAGCGGATTTCTCGGGTGAAACGATCCAAATCAATTTCCCACATGGCTGCGACGGCGACTGCACGAGCCAAGGCTGCGGCTGCTGCAAGCCGTCCATCATCCGTGAGCTGCTGAAAGGCGGCTCCAAAAGCATTGTCATTGGTGATTCCATTACCGATCTTGAAGCGGCGAAACGGGCGGATCTTGTCATTGCCCGCGATTTTCTGATTGAGAAATGTGAAGAACTCGGCTTGGCATATGAACCGTTTGAAAACTTCCGCGACGTCACTTCCATCATCAACGCCCGCTTGGGTGTGAAGCTATGA
- a CDS encoding methylthioribulose 1-phosphate dehydratase, whose protein sequence is MTALQERWQELADVKDELALRDWFMGTSGNLAIKVQDSPIEFLVTASGKDKRKRTAEDFLLVDASGQAIEDTHLKPSAETLLHCEVYTKTAAGCSLHIHTVANNVISEIYGNRGKIEFQGLELIKAFGLWDEDAVLTIPIIPNHAHIPDLAEEFQKHIHGDSGAVLIRNHGITAWGKNAFEAKKLLEASEFLFQYQLALYQIQSQ, encoded by the coding sequence ATGACGGCCCTTCAGGAACGGTGGCAGGAACTCGCAGATGTCAAAGACGAATTGGCGCTCCGCGATTGGTTTATGGGAACGAGCGGCAATCTGGCCATTAAAGTACAGGACTCTCCAATCGAATTTCTAGTGACCGCCAGCGGCAAAGACAAGCGGAAACGCACAGCGGAAGATTTTCTGCTGGTGGATGCCAGCGGCCAGGCCATCGAAGATACTCATTTGAAGCCGTCAGCGGAAACTCTGCTTCATTGCGAAGTCTATACAAAAACGGCCGCTGGCTGCAGCCTTCATATCCATACTGTAGCAAACAACGTCATTTCCGAAATCTACGGGAACCGCGGAAAAATCGAATTCCAAGGCCTCGAACTGATCAAAGCATTCGGCTTATGGGATGAAGATGCGGTGCTGACCATCCCGATCATTCCCAACCACGCACACATCCCTGACCTGGCGGAAGAGTTCCAGAAGCACATCCATGGCGACAGTGGTGCGGTGCTGATCCGGAACCACGGCATAACGGCATGGGGCAAAAACGCTTTTGAAGCCAAGAAGCTGCTGGAAGCCAGTGAATTTCTGTTCCAGTACCAGCTGGCTTTATATCAAATACAATCACAATAA
- a CDS encoding 1,2-dihydroxy-3-keto-5-methylthiopentene dioxygenase yields MAIIKIQGTNETLEAQNEVAAFLEQQEVVYEHWDINKLPEHLREKFDLSDEEKEEILAAFKAEIDDISARRGYQAADIISLSDSNPKLDELLKNFQRKHIHTDDEVRYIVSGHGVFIIQGKDERFFEVHLSPGDLISVPENITHYFTLADDRKVVAVRIFVTTEGWVPVYQEEETVQN; encoded by the coding sequence ATGGCAATCATCAAAATCCAAGGCACAAACGAAACACTTGAAGCACAAAACGAAGTAGCAGCATTCCTTGAACAGCAGGAAGTCGTCTATGAACATTGGGATATCAACAAATTGCCGGAGCACCTGCGCGAGAAATTCGACCTCAGCGATGAAGAAAAAGAGGAAATCCTGGCTGCTTTCAAAGCGGAAATCGATGACATTTCTGCACGCCGCGGCTATCAGGCAGCAGACATCATCTCGCTGTCCGACTCCAATCCCAAACTCGATGAACTGCTAAAAAACTTCCAGCGCAAGCACATTCATACAGACGACGAAGTGCGCTATATTGTCAGTGGCCACGGCGTTTTCATCATCCAAGGAAAAGACGAGCGCTTTTTTGAAGTCCACTTGTCTCCTGGCGATCTGATTTCCGTGCCTGAAAACATCACACATTACTTTACATTGGCAGATGACCGCAAAGTTGTGGCAGTCCGGATTTTCGTCACAACTGAAGGATGGGTGCCGGTCTACCAGGAAGAAGAAACCGTCCAAAACTAA
- a CDS encoding DUF4395 domain-containing protein, translating into MSIPKPLVQTNQSFLVASVILALLFHKAILLLPFAVGIWTLATGKNPVILLARRFLKKPANAYIQEDRDQQLFNQWIATICLGLSLLAFAFGYTVIAYAFSLMVVAAAGVALMGYCIGCTIRYRYMIWKHKRTKAVS; encoded by the coding sequence ATGTCAATTCCAAAACCGCTTGTCCAAACCAATCAGTCGTTCCTCGTTGCCAGCGTCATTCTGGCGCTGCTTTTCCATAAAGCGATTCTGCTCCTGCCTTTTGCAGTAGGCATCTGGACGCTTGCAACAGGCAAGAATCCCGTTATCCTGTTGGCCCGGAGATTTTTGAAAAAACCGGCAAACGCCTATATCCAGGAAGACCGCGACCAGCAGCTTTTCAACCAGTGGATCGCTACCATCTGCCTGGGGCTGTCATTGCTGGCTTTCGCGTTTGGCTACACGGTCATTGCGTACGCTTTCAGCTTGATGGTCGTGGCAGCGGCCGGCGTCGCGCTGATGGGCTATTGCATCGGCTGCACGATCCGCTACCGCTATATGATATGGAAACATAAGAGAACGAAAGCAGTCAGCTAA